The Noviherbaspirillum saxi genome includes a window with the following:
- the glyS gene encoding glycine--tRNA ligase subunit beta yields the protein MTQTLLVELLTEELPPKALAKLGDAFANGIFNGLKSRDFIDADAVATSYATPRRLAVAITRVRATSPDKSIREKVLPVSVALDKEGNPAAPLAKKLAALGFPDLNISELERASDGKAESFFYTYTAPGSTLQNGLQAALEETLGKLPIPKLMSYQRPDGETVQFVRPAHKLIALHGAEIVPITTLGLSAGRVTLGHRFLSQGELSIDSAESYAAVLQEQGKTIPSGSARKEKIRGELLAKAGSDKVLMPESLLDEVTALVEWPVVYECKFEDAFLSVPQECLILTMQTNQKYFALTDAAGKLRSRFLIVSNIETGNPQHIIGGNERVVRPRLSDAKFFFEQDKKKKLADRLPGLANVVYHNKLGTQGQRTERVKVLAGRIAAALNADVALAERGALLAKTDLLTDMVGEFPELQGIMGTYYARHDGEPDEVALAASEHYQPRFAGDALPSTATGTVVALADKLETLVGIWGIGLQPTGDKDPFALRRHALGVLRMLVEKRLPLALSELLGDAAQLFAGNANFKDPTADVTAFMLDRLRGLLRERGYAQNEIEAVVAQNPDRLDNIVERLDAVKAFAALVEAESLAAANKRITNILKKTEGARNTVQQGLLKEAAEQGLYSAMTQLKPQVDAAFAKGDFAGTLKSLAQLRDNVDSFFNDVMVMAEDEQLRNNRIALLSDLHGMMNRVADISKLAA from the coding sequence ATGACACAGACACTGTTAGTCGAACTGCTCACTGAAGAACTTCCGCCGAAGGCGCTTGCCAAGCTCGGCGATGCGTTTGCCAACGGCATTTTCAATGGATTGAAATCGCGCGATTTCATCGACGCCGACGCGGTCGCGACATCGTATGCGACGCCGCGCCGGCTCGCGGTTGCGATCACGCGCGTTCGCGCAACGTCGCCGGATAAATCGATTCGCGAAAAGGTATTGCCGGTATCGGTCGCACTCGACAAGGAAGGCAATCCGGCCGCACCGCTGGCAAAGAAACTGGCCGCACTGGGCTTCCCCGACCTTAACATCAGCGAGCTGGAACGCGCGTCCGACGGCAAAGCCGAAAGCTTTTTCTATACCTATACCGCGCCCGGTTCGACGCTGCAGAACGGCTTGCAAGCCGCACTCGAAGAAACCCTCGGCAAGCTGCCCATTCCCAAGCTGATGAGTTACCAGCGCCCCGATGGCGAAACGGTGCAGTTCGTGCGTCCCGCGCACAAGCTGATCGCTTTGCATGGCGCCGAGATCGTGCCGATCACGACGCTGGGCCTGAGCGCCGGACGCGTGACGTTGGGACATCGCTTCCTGTCGCAAGGCGAGCTGAGCATCGACAGTGCGGAATCCTATGCAGCCGTTCTGCAGGAACAGGGCAAGACCATTCCGTCAGGCAGTGCGCGCAAGGAAAAGATCCGTGGCGAATTGCTGGCCAAGGCCGGCAGCGACAAGGTATTGATGCCGGAATCGCTGCTCGACGAAGTCACCGCGCTGGTCGAATGGCCCGTCGTCTATGAATGCAAATTCGAGGATGCCTTCCTGTCGGTGCCGCAGGAATGCCTGATCCTCACCATGCAGACCAACCAGAAATACTTTGCACTGACCGATGCCGCCGGCAAGCTGCGTTCGCGCTTCCTGATCGTCTCCAACATCGAGACCGGCAATCCGCAGCACATCATCGGCGGCAACGAGCGCGTGGTGCGTCCGCGCCTGTCGGATGCGAAATTCTTTTTCGAGCAGGACAAAAAAAAGAAACTGGCCGATCGCCTGCCCGGACTTGCCAATGTGGTTTATCACAACAAGCTCGGCACGCAGGGACAACGCACCGAACGCGTGAAGGTTCTCGCCGGCCGCATCGCCGCTGCGCTGAACGCCGATGTGGCGCTGGCCGAGCGCGGCGCGCTGCTGGCCAAGACCGATCTGTTGACCGACATGGTCGGCGAGTTCCCGGAATTGCAAGGCATCATGGGCACCTACTATGCGCGCCATGATGGCGAGCCGGATGAAGTTGCCCTGGCCGCCTCCGAACATTACCAGCCACGCTTTGCCGGCGATGCATTGCCATCGACCGCGACCGGCACCGTCGTCGCGCTGGCCGACAAGCTGGAAACCCTGGTCGGCATCTGGGGCATCGGCCTGCAGCCGACCGGCGACAAGGATCCGTTCGCACTGCGCCGCCATGCGCTCGGCGTGTTGCGCATGCTGGTCGAAAAGCGTCTGCCGCTGGCATTGAGTGAATTGCTGGGCGATGCCGCGCAGCTGTTTGCCGGCAATGCCAATTTCAAGGACCCGACCGCCGATGTGACCGCCTTCATGCTCGACCGCTTGCGCGGCCTGCTGCGCGAACGCGGCTATGCGCAAAATGAAATCGAAGCCGTCGTCGCGCAAAATCCGGACCGCCTCGACAACATCGTCGAACGCCTGGATGCAGTCAAGGCATTCGCCGCACTGGTCGAAGCCGAATCGCTGGCCGCCGCCAACAAGCGCATCACCAACATCCTCAAGAAAACCGAGGGCGCAAGGAATACGGTACAGCAGGGCTTGCTGAAAGAAGCGGCCGAGCAAGGCCTGTATTCGGCAATGACCCAGCTCAAGCCGCAAGTCGATGCGGCCTTCGCCAAGGGCGATTTCGCCGGCACACTGAAATCGCTGGCGCAGCTGCGCGACAACGTCGATTCCTTCTTCAATGATGTGATGGTGATGGCGGAAGACGAACAGCTGCGTAACAACCGCATCGCGCTGCTGTCCGATCTGCACGGCATGATGAATCGGGTGGCCGATATTTCGAAGCTGGCTGCATGA
- the gmhB gene encoding D-glycero-beta-D-manno-heptose 1,7-bisphosphate 7-phosphatase: MKLIILDRDGVINYDSDEFIKSPDEWIPIPGSLEAIARLNQAGYRVIVATNQSGIARGLFTIVTLNAIHQKLHAAAQQVGADIDAIFFCPHAADDNCDCRKPKPGMLHEIAQRFEVSLKGVPTVGDSLRDLHAGFVAGCSPHLVLTGKGEKTRDKGGLPPGTTIHADLASFVDDLLKKSADVQSST; this comes from the coding sequence ATGAAGCTCATCATTCTCGATCGCGACGGGGTGATCAACTACGACTCCGACGAATTCATCAAGTCGCCGGATGAGTGGATTCCGATCCCCGGCTCGCTGGAAGCGATCGCCAGGCTGAACCAGGCAGGCTATCGCGTCATCGTCGCGACCAACCAGTCCGGCATCGCGCGCGGCCTGTTCACCATCGTGACGCTCAATGCGATTCATCAGAAACTGCACGCCGCCGCCCAGCAGGTCGGCGCCGATATCGATGCGATTTTCTTTTGCCCGCACGCGGCAGACGACAATTGCGATTGCCGCAAACCCAAGCCGGGCATGCTGCATGAAATCGCTCAGCGCTTCGAAGTCAGCCTGAAGGGCGTGCCCACGGTCGGCGACTCGCTGCGCGACCTGCATGCCGGTTTCGTTGCCGGCTGCTCGCCCCATCTGGTGCTGACCGGCAAAGGCGAAAAGACGCGTGACAAAGGCGGCCTGCCGCCCGGTACAACGATCCATGCAGACCTCGCGAGCTTCGTCGACGATTTGTTGAAAAAGTCCGCCGACGTCCAAAGCTCGACATAA
- a CDS encoding lysophospholipid acyltransferase family protein, which yields MSTPFLFLRSVVFTLLMTVATLIWAPVCFVFAPLPYNYRYFLTGLWNRFVINSARIVCGIRYQIKGAENLPDSPAIVLSKHQSAWETIFLFYALPRPLVYVFKKELLYIPFFGWGLALLRMIPIDRSKAKDAFAHVVEQGKKRLAGGQWIIMFPEGTRSYVGKQGKYKSGGTRLAIDTGVPVIPIALNAGECWAKNSFIKKPGLITVSIGKPISSTGRTPSELMQQVENWIESEMRVISSPDIYSNDKVSHSLEAATPDSA from the coding sequence ATGTCCACCCCCTTCCTGTTTCTGCGTTCAGTGGTCTTTACACTGTTGATGACGGTTGCGACCCTGATCTGGGCGCCGGTGTGCTTCGTGTTTGCGCCGCTACCATATAACTACCGCTATTTCCTGACCGGCTTGTGGAACCGCTTCGTGATCAACAGCGCGCGCATCGTGTGTGGCATCCGCTATCAGATCAAGGGCGCGGAAAACCTGCCCGATTCGCCAGCCATCGTGCTGTCCAAGCATCAGTCTGCCTGGGAAACCATTTTTCTTTTTTATGCCTTGCCGCGGCCGCTGGTCTACGTATTCAAGAAAGAGCTGCTGTACATCCCGTTCTTCGGCTGGGGCCTCGCCCTGCTGCGCATGATTCCTATCGACCGCAGCAAGGCCAAGGATGCGTTCGCGCACGTCGTGGAACAGGGGAAGAAGCGGCTGGCCGGCGGCCAATGGATCATCATGTTCCCGGAAGGGACGCGCTCTTACGTCGGCAAGCAAGGCAAATACAAGAGCGGTGGCACGCGCCTGGCGATCGACACCGGCGTGCCAGTGATCCCGATCGCGTTGAATGCCGGCGAGTGCTGGGCCAAGAATTCCTTCATCAAAAAACCGGGTTTGATCACAGTCTCGATAGGCAAACCGATCTCTTCGACTGGCCGTACGCCAAGTGAGCTCATGCAACAAGTTGAAAATTGGATAGAATCCGAGATGCGGGTGATTTCCTCGCCCGACATTTATTCAAACGACAAGGTCTCACATTCTCTTGAAGCTGCTACGCCAGACTCCGCCTGA
- a CDS encoding M48 family metallopeptidase, translating to MKLLRQTPPDPQQLALQLDFFSPDTSSQPSVDQPAPKHIPPRGTMPRQEPPELFPSPTSSAPPLASAGRRRLHVGDHILEYRLQRSKRRTIGFLIDEDGLRLTAPRWVPIAEIESAIREKQRWIFTKLSERRERSARRLQPQMQWCDGATLPYLGGELTLRILNAQAAGIAYDAATRELTVCLPPEAGEQQLKDRVQGWLQAEAKRLFAERLPLYAEKLGASYQSFALSSATTQWGSCTAEGKIRLNWRLIHFALPMIDYVVAHELSHLREMNHSPRFWATVQSIFPEFEAAKRALRNSGPETLPIF from the coding sequence TTGAAGCTGCTACGCCAGACTCCGCCTGACCCCCAACAGCTCGCGCTGCAGCTCGACTTTTTTTCACCCGATACCTCGTCGCAACCCAGCGTCGACCAACCGGCACCGAAACACATACCGCCCCGCGGCACGATGCCGCGGCAGGAGCCGCCGGAACTCTTCCCTTCGCCGACATCCTCGGCCCCGCCGCTTGCCAGCGCCGGGCGGCGGCGCCTACATGTCGGCGACCATATCCTCGAATACCGGCTGCAACGTTCCAAGCGACGCACCATCGGCTTTTTGATCGATGAAGACGGCTTACGGCTTACCGCACCGCGCTGGGTGCCGATCGCCGAAATCGAAAGCGCGATCCGGGAAAAGCAGCGCTGGATATTCACCAAGCTCAGCGAGCGGCGCGAACGTTCGGCGCGGCGGCTGCAACCGCAAATGCAGTGGTGCGACGGTGCTACGCTGCCCTATCTCGGCGGCGAACTCACGCTACGCATCCTCAATGCACAGGCCGCAGGCATTGCCTATGATGCGGCAACGCGCGAACTGACCGTCTGCCTGCCGCCGGAGGCGGGTGAACAACAATTGAAGGACCGGGTCCAAGGATGGCTGCAAGCAGAAGCGAAACGCCTGTTTGCCGAACGTCTGCCCCTCTATGCGGAAAAGCTTGGCGCCAGCTATCAATCGTTCGCGCTATCGTCGGCAACCACGCAATGGGGTTCCTGCACGGCGGAAGGAAAGATCCGGCTGAACTGGCGGCTGATTCATTTCGCATTGCCGATGATAGATTACGTCGTCGCGCACGAACTGTCGCATCTGCGCGAGATGAACCATAGCCCGCGCTTTTGGGCAACCGTGCAGTCGATCTTTCCGGAATTCGAGGCGGCCAAGCGTGCGCTGCGGAATAGCGGCCCGGAAACACTGCCAATTTTCTAA
- the gloA gene encoding lactoylglutathione lyase — protein MRILHTMLRVGDLQRSIDFYTKVLGMSLLRTTDRPEQKYTLAFVGYGKNPDHAELELTYNYGVDKYDLGSAYGHIAIEVSDAYKTCEAVKAQGGTVTREAGPVKGGNTIIAFVQDPDGYKIEFIQR, from the coding sequence ATGCGCATACTTCACACAATGCTGCGGGTCGGCGACCTGCAACGCTCCATCGACTTTTACACCAAGGTGCTGGGCATGAGCCTGTTGCGCACCACCGACCGGCCTGAACAGAAATACACCCTGGCCTTCGTCGGCTATGGCAAGAATCCGGACCATGCGGAACTTGAGCTGACCTATAACTACGGCGTCGACAAGTATGACCTGGGAAGCGCATACGGCCACATCGCGATCGAAGTCAGCGATGCCTACAAGACGTGCGAAGCGGTGAAAGCCCAGGGCGGTACGGTCACGCGCGAAGCCGGCCCGGTCAAGGGCGGCAACACCATCATCGCGTTCGTCCAGGATCCGGACGGCTACAAGATCGAATTCATCCAGCGCTAA
- a CDS encoding aldolase translates to MHVSTSSIEEVFHAPVVAKLREDLALALRAAAHHGLGEGVCNHFSVALPGDQPHFLLNPRGLLWSEVQADDIVMIDEAGNKLAGRHEVEPTAMIIHAAIHRIARKACVLHTHMPYATALTLTEDRGLDPMLSQNAMRYYGRVAIDGRYNGLALDVSEGERIANAMNGADVLFLGNHGVVVCGDRVDYAYDDLYYLERACAVQVIAQSTGRKLIPIDDAVARRVAEQMQGERLQSELFFEALRRSVR, encoded by the coding sequence ATGCACGTTTCAACATCCTCAATCGAAGAAGTATTCCATGCTCCGGTCGTCGCCAAACTGCGCGAAGACCTCGCGCTGGCGTTAAGGGCGGCGGCGCATCATGGCCTTGGTGAAGGCGTCTGCAATCATTTCAGCGTCGCCCTGCCTGGCGATCAGCCGCATTTTCTGTTGAATCCGCGCGGCCTGCTGTGGAGCGAGGTACAGGCCGACGATATCGTGATGATCGATGAGGCTGGCAACAAGCTGGCCGGAAGGCATGAGGTCGAACCGACCGCCATGATCATTCATGCCGCGATCCATCGTATCGCGCGCAAAGCCTGCGTGCTTCACACCCACATGCCCTACGCGACGGCGCTGACGTTGACCGAAGACCGCGGTCTCGATCCCATGCTGTCGCAGAATGCGATGCGCTATTACGGCCGCGTTGCGATTGACGGTCGCTACAATGGCCTGGCACTCGACGTCTCCGAGGGGGAACGCATTGCCAATGCGATGAATGGCGCCGACGTCCTGTTCCTCGGTAATCACGGCGTCGTTGTGTGCGGTGACCGAGTCGATTATGCCTATGACGACCTGTACTATCTGGAACGCGCCTGTGCGGTGCAGGTGATTGCACAATCGACCGGTAGAAAACTGATCCCGATCGATGACGCTGTTGCGCGGCGCGTGGCGGAACAAATGCAAGGCGAACGGCTGCAATCGGAGCTTTTCTTTGAAGCGTTGAGACGTAGCGTGCGCTGA
- a CDS encoding glycosyltransferase family 4 protein, whose product MKVLFICPTVAGYIGGTETVVGQLARRVKDKVELTVLSATPSGKPLIDSTGFELLTLPFLGRDSRYNRLLSKLLMTSRFKIESYSFFRSLAKSDIDLTRYDAIVSFYEADAYLLERQYPALRARCHHLLPGVSMRGFFRRVPAQRVRFFGYRAAPRAKRKWHVDVQSLPLGVDEVFFPPELPAYPHDRRLVFVGRLDKSKHIDWLADFFVRSGLAARGYRLDIIGDGPLQASMQANYGPASGIHLHGRQRAEDVARMLRQAFLLLHPTDLESFGLTILEGMAAGVPVITHALDSVKVWAGDHPCYAAHLDHASWLNEIESFEQRTRWEQTSSRNLAFAQEFTWDRIADQVLAIVQCRPE is encoded by the coding sequence ATGAAAGTCCTGTTCATTTGTCCCACCGTCGCCGGCTATATCGGCGGAACGGAAACGGTGGTTGGCCAACTCGCGCGTCGGGTCAAGGACAAGGTGGAGTTGACCGTGCTGAGCGCGACGCCGTCCGGCAAGCCGCTGATCGACAGCACCGGCTTCGAATTGTTGACGCTGCCTTTTCTCGGGCGCGACAGCCGTTACAACCGCTTGCTGAGCAAGCTGCTGATGACCAGCCGCTTCAAGATCGAGAGTTACTCTTTTTTCCGTTCGCTGGCCAAAAGCGATATCGACCTGACGCGCTATGACGCCATCGTGAGCTTTTACGAAGCCGATGCCTATCTGCTCGAAAGGCAGTATCCCGCCTTGCGCGCACGTTGTCATCATCTGCTGCCCGGGGTATCGATGCGCGGCTTTTTCCGGCGCGTGCCGGCACAGCGCGTTCGTTTCTTCGGCTATCGTGCCGCGCCGCGCGCCAAGCGCAAGTGGCATGTGGATGTGCAGTCATTGCCGCTGGGTGTGGACGAAGTGTTTTTCCCGCCCGAATTGCCGGCGTATCCGCACGACCGGCGCCTTGTATTTGTCGGACGCCTGGACAAGAGCAAGCATATCGACTGGCTGGCGGACTTTTTCGTGCGCAGCGGACTGGCGGCCAGAGGTTACCGGCTGGATATCATCGGCGACGGCCCGCTGCAGGCGAGCATGCAGGCAAACTATGGTCCGGCGTCCGGCATTCATTTGCATGGCCGCCAGCGGGCCGAAGACGTTGCACGCATGTTAAGGCAGGCTTTCCTGCTGCTGCATCCGACCGATCTTGAAAGCTTCGGTCTGACCATCCTCGAAGGCATGGCGGCCGGGGTGCCGGTCATCACGCATGCGCTCGATAGCGTCAAGGTATGGGCAGGCGATCATCCGTGCTATGCCGCGCATCTGGATCATGCGTCATGGCTGAACGAAATAGAAAGCTTCGAACAGCGCACTCGCTGGGAGCAGACCAGCAGCCGGAACCTGGCGTTCGCGCAGGAGTTCACTTGGGACAGGATTGCGGATCAGGTACTCGCGATCGTTCAATGCCGTCCGGAGTAA
- a CDS encoding O-antigen ligase family protein, whose amino-acid sequence MRQLVTSGAAAQYAMTAAFFFLPLSKPLLYITLLVASILFICSERFVEAWRGFRPQPWLAPALLLAILPGLSLLLHEDPGHTELNLSYYWIAAFIVYLASSRMPVMPWIRAFVAGVFIVFCYVQIRFPGEVHLATGLAALGNYILYSQLLAIATVLLSILYKHDSRRIVRLACLAGMGLFFIGLVSGDGRSGLLSLLLLLPLVVGNMVAQKNRKLVLVGCLIGLLLVGLSPRVQKRINEGISDLKLMQQDRKETSLGYRVDMWNTAAEVVRAHPVFGAGQGGFARAWNNRHLTAEAKGFVEPHNAFLFFASSYGLVGLAALLWLYAAVLWTGWRHRQSFEGGVVFAFAVVCIVGSMTNTMFMGAVSHAWLMLFIGLQGSLLRPGLPCMQRQGATA is encoded by the coding sequence ATGAGGCAGTTGGTGACATCGGGCGCAGCGGCGCAGTACGCGATGACGGCCGCGTTTTTCTTTCTCCCCCTTTCGAAGCCGCTGTTGTATATCACGCTGCTGGTTGCCTCCATACTCTTCATTTGCAGTGAGCGCTTTGTCGAGGCATGGCGCGGATTTCGTCCCCAGCCGTGGCTGGCGCCGGCATTGCTGCTGGCGATCCTGCCGGGATTGTCGCTATTGCTGCATGAAGATCCCGGCCATACCGAACTCAATCTCAGCTATTACTGGATAGCGGCCTTTATCGTCTACCTGGCGTCGAGCAGGATGCCGGTCATGCCGTGGATACGCGCATTTGTCGCAGGCGTCTTCATCGTTTTCTGTTACGTGCAGATTCGCTTCCCGGGAGAAGTACATCTGGCAACCGGCCTGGCGGCACTGGGCAATTACATCCTGTATTCGCAGTTGCTGGCGATCGCGACGGTGCTGCTGTCGATTCTCTACAAGCACGACAGCCGGCGTATCGTCAGACTGGCCTGCCTCGCCGGCATGGGGCTGTTTTTCATCGGACTGGTTTCAGGCGATGGACGCAGCGGATTGCTGTCGCTGCTGTTGCTGCTGCCGCTGGTGGTCGGCAATATGGTCGCGCAAAAAAATCGCAAGCTGGTACTGGTGGGTTGCCTGATCGGTCTACTGCTGGTCGGCCTGTCGCCGCGTGTGCAAAAGCGCATCAACGAAGGCATCAGCGATCTGAAGCTGATGCAGCAGGACCGCAAGGAAACCTCGCTTGGCTATCGTGTCGACATGTGGAATACCGCGGCTGAGGTGGTGCGCGCCCATCCCGTATTCGGTGCAGGGCAGGGCGGCTTTGCCCGCGCCTGGAATAATCGTCATTTGACGGCCGAAGCCAAGGGGTTTGTCGAGCCGCACAATGCCTTCCTGTTCTTTGCATCGAGCTATGGACTGGTCGGATTGGCTGCATTGCTGTGGCTGTATGCGGCGGTACTGTGGACCGGCTGGCGGCACAGGCAGTCATTTGAAGGCGGCGTGGTGTTCGCGTTTGCAGTTGTCTGCATCGTCGGCAGCATGACCAATACCATGTTCATGGGTGCCGTCAGCCATGCCTGGCTGATGCTGTTCATCGGCTTGCAGGGCAGTCTGCTGCGCCCCGGATTGCCATGCATGCAGCGGCAGGGAGCGACCGCATGA